Part of the Lolium rigidum isolate FL_2022 chromosome 6, APGP_CSIRO_Lrig_0.1, whole genome shotgun sequence genome, cgccggcgatcccgacgatggacgacccctccggcaacccgccgacccctccctactctgtcacaccctccgccgccgccgccacttccgccgcgccggcgccaaaccctagcggcggcgccgacgccgggaaCCCAACGGCCGCTGCGCGGGCGGCTgttcgtcccgccgcgcggggcACTACACGCGGCGCTGCCGCGGCGCGGATGGCCGCGCAGGGCACCGGcaacgcgcggcccgcgccgaggagggggaaggcgccgtcaacgaaacggcctcacgtcggccccgccgccgtcgcgccaccgaagaaagcgaaggcgcccgtcccccgccgacagcctcctcctccggcgccgaaccaggcgccttctcctcctcctcctccgccgacccagccgacgcctccgtccggcaaccgcgcgggcgcacatatggtggatggtgaaatgcccgagaggtaaaaaacacttcttttttgtcgaattgtggtttagatgcatacctagccgatggtaatgaatttcattgcaatgtagagtggatgatgcggcattcatggagacaatgaatgttggatcctcgttcttgcatgacgatgaagccgcctatggggaggaggaatatgaggatgtagatgaggaaggagaagggttgattgaacctcgccctcccggccgggccgccaactacaccatagcggaggacaagttgctttgcaagacgtggttgacaattggaatggatccaacaaccggtaccgatcaaacaagagaaacatattggatgaggatgacggagtacttcaatacaaacacaagtgggatcgagcgaaccatgcgctcacttcggtcccgttggtccgatatcaacaccgattgccaaaaatgggcgggcgtgcaagccaacatcgatgttctcaatccgagtggcactaatgagaatgatagggtaagtgactctactatgttcaccatatggctcatatgagaagaatacggttgtacttcatatggctcatctattttcttttgcgcatatgtgtagaactccatggctcaaggattgtttagggatgtgggaaagaagaacaagaaaggcaacaagattcttggcaagccattcaccttgcatcattgctatgaagtgctagggaatgaagagaagtggaagacgcgcggcaagttggatgcggcaactatggcggccaatgctaccggtgatgcaacaatcatcgatgatgattcaagtgatgaagggaagaagagaagctccactcctcactccatcaacaatgggcggaggaatgtgcccggtaggaagaccgccaaggaaatgaagggaaggaaggccggagatgatgacattgccatggctatggagaggattgcaaatgcaaggttgcaagcaaatgaagatagaaagatgcaacgaaacttggagaaagaggctatggatgctattgaagctaggagagccgctttggaggagaggattgccgccaacgaggagaggaagttggctttggaggagaagaggcaagccaccgaggagcatgcacgcctagcggaggaggagaggaagcttttcttgatggatacttcccatatggatgagaggcaaaaggagtacgtcaaccttcttcgcgatgaagtgttggccaaaaagagattgttgctagccaacatgaacacttccaccaccggcatgtttggaggaggcatgggaggcatgggcggcatgggaagcatgcccatgcccaccatgggaggcatgggcggcatgggaagcatgcccatgccctccatgggaggcatggccggcatgggaagcatgcccatgccctccatgggaggtatggccggcatgggaggctatggaggcatggccggcatgggaggatcaagctatggaggagtgtttggagggaccatgggaggctccgtgagtggtgtgtacgggagtatgggagcaccaccgggaggcttcgtgtcttccatgaatgctactattcctccttcaacccaagatgacgaggacgaagaagaaggtgttgacttggaaaatgcggaagtgtgatatgcatttgtgatatgcattgtttcactttgtccatttgaaccatatgtcgtgtgtcattgttgaactacgtcattttgtgtgtccttgttgaactatgtgatgttgttgcactttgtgtcatttatttcatgaattgtgtcatttctttcatgaattgtgaatgcaaaatagactagaaatctgttttccgcgcccgcgcgcgctgtattttgcagcgcccggcggaggaccatttttcctgcgcgcgcacgcgctgtattttgccgcgcccggcggaggaaaaaacggcacagcgcgccatatctgtttaccgcgcgcggattcttggttttagcgcgccgcgatatagcgcgcctgttggagatgctctaagtagttTAGATCACTTAATCTTTTGTTGATTTACTCATATATAAAACTATGATTCAATGTTGGCCCTCGTGCAAATATATATGAGTGTGGCGATATCCATGGATAACATAGCACACAACTCTTCTTCAAAATTGGTGTTCAACTAACATGTATCAAAGCTTTCTATATGCACTTTCGGTGTCCATGCAAGAACctattaagactttctgtggaaACAAAAAACTTGGAACTTCGTTGCAAAGGTAGAATAATGTAAATTAatgtgttttacgcaaacaatattTAGTAGCCGACAACATGAGACCATGGGTCGGGTGTTGGTGTTCATGTAAAGAGATACATTGAGCACTGATTTTGTTGATATTCATGCTATTTGTTCGTTTTTAATTGTGCATGCCAAAACTATGATCTATTCTTATAAACTAATATATGATTTGAGAACTTTTGACAGAGGTTACTTTTGCGCACCCCGCAGCAGAAAAAGTGTGCATCACGTAAAATTGACAACATGGTTTGCATTATACAAATTAATTTCTAAATAAATTAAATTTCAATATATAAAACGTTTTGGTATGATATTTTATCCTATTAAACATCATATATTTCGGGAAAGATGTGATAGAATATTAAACTAGATGCTACAAATTTTGAAAAAAGGGATAAAAATGACAAACTTTCGGGTATTAATCAACATACCTCTGGAACCTCCGGCTCGACTTCGTTTATGAACTTCTCAAACTCTTTCTGCTCTTCATATTTTGAAATATCAGCAACAAATATGCTATACCTGCCATAAAAGGCTAATAAATTTAGGAGATTCTAAACTCAGTATAAGTTTACATAAATATAAATCATAATAATTACGTGAACATATGGTTGTGTGCATACGTGTGTTTACAACGAATTTTGAGACATAGAAAGGGAGAAAATAAAGGGATCAAACTTGTTGATGGTTATTTGCAACATCGTCAGATTTGTTTGTTTAAGTGAATCCAGAAGCAACATACGCGGTCCTTTTTCAGTACTTAGGTAGTTCATCTCATCGAAGTTGCACAACACAAGGAGGTTCCAATGACCCCCATAGTCAAGGTTTTGTTTAAGTGAATATGTGGTATatatcataacaatcatataaGTGAATTCCCATGATAACAATGAGAGTCTGGTACCAAGCAACAATAAGGACAAATACATATTGTCTTGAGAATATTTTCTTAGCTTTTATCCATATGTTCACATTCTATTGTGTCTATCTCATTCGTTTAGATAATAAATCACTATGAATCGAAATAAGCGTAACCGCTCTTTTCTTTTACTGGTCTATGCATGTACAAAGGTACCACCAACACATAGAGTTGTCGATAAAAATACTGAGAACAACATAGAAATTATAATAAAGAGAGAAATAGGGTACATACTCCAGGgacaattcaaaaaaatatggGGCTGTTTGGTTGCCGGCCAGAGATTGCCAAGCCAAAGTTTGGCTCGCCACAGCGAATTTGGCAGGCGTTTCGTTTATTAATAAGCATTGGCGCGCCACAGCTTCACCGTCCTCCCGCCACATGTTTTTGCCAGAAAATTTTGGCGGTCTTTTTTCCCCGCCACACCCGCCTGTGGCCGCCAACACCGGCAAAATCGCCCAGTTACCTTCTTTCTCAGAAATTCCCCCTCTTTCACTTCACGGCGGCTCCCCTTCCCCCGGCATAGCTGACCTCGCCATCGCCACGGCTCCCATCCCAGAACAGGTCGCCCTCGCCAGGGCCCCTTCTCCCATCTCATCCACTCACCCCCACCAGTTTGCTGACCTCTCGATCCCACTCATGTGCAGATCTGAATCagagagaagtgagaggagaGTATAGCAGCAGAAAGGGAAGCAGGGCAGCAGGGCAGCGGAAGTTGCAGCAGATTCACGACCAGTCCGTGCGGCCGGAGAAGGTATTCCTTTTTTCCATGCCTTGGAATCGATTCCTTTAGGACTTGTTCCATCCAGGAGATGCATGTCCTGCCTTGCGTTTTTTTTTTGATCTGCTATCATTGCAAACTGAGTCGTTGTAAGTGTATCATATTATCACCCTGGAATGTTTCACAGAACATTGGTATTTGAATCCGATTAAGACGGTAGTAGTCAGTATTAGTGTGCTATAGATAAAGATAATTTTTTGCTTGACAAGTTTTCATTTTACTGATTGAATTTTGTCTCTAAAAATATGTTTTAGATGTATTTAAAGTATTATCTGGACTACTGCCATTAcatatggagaagaagaatggttGCTGGTATTCTGGTGTGTCTAGCCGTGTACTGGTATAGGATCAACgcaaggaaaaggaaaagaataACATATGCTCCCATGGTTGATAGGGACGTTGAGAGATTGAGACGTCTAAATCGCTTGTACAATGGAAGTGATGCCCACTGCATAAGTGAGCTGCGTATGAGTAAAGTTGTCTTTCACAAGTTGTGTGCTGAACTTAGATCACGGGCCCTACTAGAGGAGACATGTCATGTTACAATAGAGGAACAAGTCGCCATGTTTATGCATGCCGTGGGTTTAAACTGGACATTCAGATCAATTGCCTTTGAGTTCATCAGATCAAGCGAGACTGTTAGTAGGTATTTCCATCTTGTTTTAGACGCTCTCTGTATCCTTGCCGGTGACCTCATATGCATCAAATTAGTTGAGACACATTCGAAGATCACAACTTCCCCTGGCAGATTTCACCCGTACTTTGAGGTACACTGAAATTGCTAACCACTTTTGCAAGTATTGATGTCACGTTCTTCTAATTGAAAGCAATACAATTTATATTTTCCTAGGGATGCATAGGAGCCCTGGATGGTACACATATACCAGCGTGTGTACCTATCCACATGCAAGATCGGTTTAGGGGTAGAAAGTCCTTTACCAGCCAAAATGTGCTTGCAGCGGTTGATTTTGACCTAAGATTCATATATGTTCTTGCTGGATGGGAGGGCTCTGCCCATGATTCTTATGTGCTTCAAGATGCTCTATCACGTCCTAATGGGCTAAAAATACCCGAAGGTAGGATTCCAAACCCATAGCTTAGTTCTTAGCTAACCAGTTTAGTTCTTAGCTAATCAGTTTGCACAAAATAATAATGTAGGTAAATATTTCCTAGCCGACGCTGGATATGCAGCAAGACCTGGTGTATTACCCCCATTCCGTTCTACTCGATATCACCTTAAAGAATACAGGGGCACTAGAGAACCAGAGAACCCAAAGGAattattcaaccttcgccattcaCAACTCAGAACAACTGTTGAACGTGCATTTGGTACCTTGAAGAACCGTTTCAAAATATTTGCAAGCCAGCCATTCTTCCCTTTGAAAACACAAGTGAAAATTGTGATGGCATGTTGTGCGTTGCACAACTGGATTTTAGAGGATGGTCCTGATGAGTATGTGTATGATGACCTTGCGTGGTATGCAGCCCTACCAAGAAGTATAAGAAGCCGTAGTGACTAGTACCAGGAGAATGTGGCATGggcaaacaaaagagaagaaatgGCAAGGACGATGTGGGAAGATAAAGTAGGACAATCTCTGTGATGATTTCTTTCATGTTTGTATCCAACACATGTATGCGATGCTTTTGTACTTTCTTTTGTATGAAACACATGAGTGTGATGCTTTAATTATTATGATCATCTACTCAAAGTTTATAATTTGTTTTTTATGAAATACATGAGTTTTTATCCCCTCAAACAAATCAAAATATTTGAAGTTTATGGTCATGTGTGATGATTTA contains:
- the LOC124666810 gene encoding protein ALP1-like → MYLKYYLDYCHYIWRRRMVAGILVCLAVYWYRINARKRKRITYAPMVDRDVERLRRLNRLYNGSDAHCISELRMSKVVFHKLCAELRSRALLEETCHVTIEEQVAMFMHAVGLNWTFRSIAFEFIRSSETVSRYFHLVLDALCILAGDLICIKLVETHSKITTSPGRFHPYFEGCIGALDGTHIPACVPIHMQDRFRGRKSFTSQNVLAAVDFDLRFIYVLAGWEGSAHDSYVLQDALSRPNGLKIPEGKYFLADAGYAARPGVLPPFRSTRYHLKEYRGTREPENPKELFNLRHSQLRTTVERAFGTLKNRFKIFASQPFFPLKTQVKIVMACCALHNWILEDGPDEYVYDDLAWYAALPRSIRSRSD